Proteins encoded by one window of Lepeophtheirus salmonis chromosome 3, UVic_Lsal_1.4, whole genome shotgun sequence:
- the LOC121114026 gene encoding innexin inx2 gives MDVFEKVSGFFKKKQVEIDTNICKLHYRITASIFFACSLAGLANHYFGEPISCNFHDKDINSDLAKDFCWIHGSNYFPEAFDGHLKCAVDPTGRNTESVTDTSYYQWVTMVLFLQAIICIIPYKIWKLNEGGLIKSFGTSGTMTQMDVDEMSLSATAQSMSRHFFNLRDRYTEYFSKFFIVEITFFLISWGHFFFIDWFLDGNFLDYGSSAVQYYGMSPLDREHYANPLCSTFPTEVSCTVPTIGSAGTPVSFNSMCVLSQNIVNEKMYVFIWFWLIFLMILSTLNVIVRIVYIVIPSYRAAYVSQKVSRYQCREIKMLITKKLKTQDAFILSQLAKNMDPALFDEFIHYLLRHLDNSEDDEEKALCTTPC, from the coding sequence ATGgatgtgtttgaaaaagtaTCTGGATTCTTTAAGAAGAAGCAAGTGGAGATTGATACAAATATCTGCAAATTGCATTATCGTATCACCGCATCCATTTTCTTTGCCTGCTCTCTGGCTGGCCTCGCAAATCATTACTTTGGGGAGCCTATAAGCTGTAATTTTCATGATAAAGACATTAATTCCGACCTGGCCAAAGACTTTTGTTGGATCCACggatcaaattattttccagaGGCCTTTGATGGTCATTTAAAATGTGCTGTAGATCCCACAGGACGGAATACGGAGTCTGTCACAGATACATCCTATTACCAATGGGTCACTATGGTTCTTTTCCTTCAGGCTATCATCTGTATTATCccttataaaatatggaaattgaATGAAGGAGGTCTCATCAAGTCCTTTGGAACTTCTGGAACAATGACACAAATGGATGTGGATGAAATGAGTCTCTCAGCTACAGCTCAGTCCATGTCAAGacactttttcaatttaagggATCGCTATACAGAGTATTTTTCCAAGTTCTTCATCGTGGAAATTACGTTCTTCCTCATTTCCTGGGGACATTTCTTTTTCATAGACTGGTTTTTAGATGGAAACTTTCTAGATTACGGCTCATCAGCAGTACAATATTACGGAATGTCTCCTCTGGATCGAGAACATTATGCAAATCCACTTTGCTCCACATTTCCTACGGAGGTGAGTTGTACCGTTCCCACCATTGGCTCTGCGGGTACTCCTGTTTCCTTTAACTCCATGTGTGTCCTCTCACAAAACATTGTCAACGAAAAAATGTACGTCTTCATTTGGTTTTGGCTCATCTTCCTCATGATCCTCTCCACACTCAACGTTATAGTCCGCATCGTGTACATTGTCATTCCCAGTTATCGAGCTGCCTATGTATCCCAAAAAGTAAGCCGCTATCAGTGCCGTGAAATAAAGATGCTCATCACAAAAAAGCTCAAGACGCAAGATGCGTTCATATTGAGTCAACTTGCAAAAAACATGGATCCAGCGTTATTTGACGAGTTTATTCATTATCTACTTCGTCATTTGGACAACTCTGAGGATGATGAAGAGAAGGCTCTTTGCACCACGCCCTGCTAA